Part of the Flavobacterium sp. KS-LB2 genome is shown below.
TCAAATGTTAATCAATTCGTCTTCTGAAATTATTGGAAAAATTGATACCTTCATCGAGCGTCTTTTTAACCAGGCTCCGGAGCCTGTTAATAGTTCAATGACTCTAAGAGACAAAATGTTTTACTATGAAAAAGCACAAAATTTAAGTTCTGAATTATTTGAAGAAAAATCAGAACAAGTTGACCTTGAATTCGAACATGATTTAAATAATTCTGAAAAAAGCTTAATTAATAATGCAATAAATGCCGTTAATATTCAATCAAAAGAATTGTTTGAAAACACAATGGACAATTATAATACTATTAAAATTGAGCTAAAAGAAGTTAACCAAACTCTTAGTAAAATTGATTCAGATTTAGTTGATGATTATATCATTGAAAAAATGATTGAAAAAGAGAAGGCCGAAAGATCATTAAGTGAGAAAGATCAAAATATCGGTAGTTATATTGCTAATAAAGAAAAACTTAAGAAAGATATATCACGATTAAATCAGGAATATCATAGTTTGCTTCAAAAAGTTGAAGTCACACAGCTAAACAAAACAAAATTTCAAAAAACAAGAGAATATATAAGTGTATTACAATCATTTGTTGATTCACAGAAAAGAGCAAAAAAGGAAAGTTTAGAAAAAAACATTTTATCTGAATTGAAAAAATTATTGCACAAATTACAAGGAGAAGTTGAATCCTCAAAATTCATATCAGATGTGTCGGTTAGTATTTTACCCGATAATGGGGGAATGAAAATAACTTTATTTGATTCAAATGATAATGAGGTCAAAAAAGAAATTTTAGGCGCTGGTGAAAAACAAATTTATATTTCTTGTTTAATTAAGGCTATATTAAAAGAGTCTGTACAGAGTTTACCAATATTTATTGATACTCCACTAGGACGTTTAGATGATGAACATATTAAAAACATATTACTTTATTACTATCCAGACTTATCCGAACAAGTTGTGATTCTTTCAACGAATAATGAGATAACTCCACGCCGTTTTAAAGACATTGAACTAAATGTATCTAAAACTTATTTGTTAGAAAATGATGGAATAAGAACTAATGTTAAACCTGGTTATTTTAAAAGCGTTTAGTTATGATAAGATTTAAAATAGATAATGAGAATACTGATTTATTAGATAGAATAACGAATGTTTATAGTTTTAAAAGAGACACAATAGCGGCACGAATAGCCATTTCATTAAGCATAAATAAAGGATCTCATTTTGATCTAAGTGTTGAAAATATCCCATCAAACGGAAGAGAATATACACCTACGAGTAATTTTTTCGGTAAGATAATTGACACTACCGATAATTATATAATTTACAAAACAATTTTAGATCAACATTATCAAAGGATATTATCAGAAAATGACATAATTAAATTAATGAAATTTCATCTAGACGAAGGTCTGAATATCTGGAATAAAGAGTTAAACGAAAAATCAATTTCTAATGGTAGTCATATAGATTTCTTAATGAAAACTGTAAAAAACAGTTTGACACTGAGAAAAAATCTTGTAAAAATCAACACTAATACAAATAAGATTTCGGACGTTCCTGAGTTCAAAGATCCTTTATCTTTTATTATTGGTAATTACGAAGATGGTACTGATGTTGAAATTAAAATTAATGATTTAAGAGAGTTTGATAATAGGAATATTGCTATAGCAGGTATGGCAGGATCAGGTAAAACTCAATTAATGAAGGATATTTTATATCAGATTTCAAAAAATTCTAAAAACCAATTAAAGTTTATTTTCTTCGATTATAAAGGAGAAGGCAATCCGGAACAATTAAAAGCATTTTTAAATGCAACAGATTGTGAATTTATTGATATTGTAAAAGATGGCGGTATAAAATTTAATCCTTTTTCTTCTATTAGTTTAGATGAAAGAGAAAGACCTTTTAGTATAAATGCATTTGTTGATACTATTGCAACATTTGTTCCAGGCATTGGCGTTGTTCAAAAAAATAATTTAAAAACTATATTAAGGGAACTTCTTGATGATAAAAAAGGAGCATATCCAACAATAAATGAATTGTTTCAGAATCTTGAAGAGTATTATGAAACAAATAAAATTAAGCCAGATTCATTATATTCAGCTATACAAAATCTGACAGAAAATCTTTTTAATGTTAAGCAAGAAGATGTTCTGAAGAAAAGTCTTTATTTAAATTTACCTCCAAACCTATCCGATGTATTAAGACAATTATTAGTGTTTTTATTACTAAGATATTTCAATACACATTTTAGTTCTACAAATGATGTAGAGCCAGTTGATAATATTATTCCTTTGAGATATGTTATTGTTATAGACGAAGCTCATGTATATTTAAAGAATAAAAATGCAAGAAAGGCGTTGGAGGAACTACTGAGATTATTAAGATCTAAGGGCGTGGTTGTTGTAATGTTATCTCAAGGTGTTGAAGATTATAGAACAAAAGATTTTGATTTTGCTTCTCAAGTAAAACTCCCGATCTGTCTTAATGTTCAAAACAAAGATTACAAAATGATTGAGGCATTTTTAGGAACACCAAATAGCAAATACAAACTTGAAACAGAAATTAAAAAATTGGATTCCGGAAAAGGTTTAATTAGGCTAAATGATCCGAGAATTATTCATTTGAGACAGTTTTGGAAAACCATTAACAACGAGAATAATTAAACAATGCCTAAAACTTAATTTCGTTTATACTTTGTTTTTCTTTTTTACTAACTTTGAGAAAACTAAAAAAACCTATTAATGAAACCAACCTCAATTCTCTGTTTGTTCCTACTACTATTCATTTCTCATACCAATTACGCACAAACTACAGTCGATGATCCCGAAATAAAAAAAATGGTTGCCGAAGTAAAATCCGAAAACATGGAAGCTACAGTTCGAAAACTCGTATCTTTTGGAACCCGACATACATTAAGTGACACAAAAAGCAACACCCGCGGTATTGGCGCAGCACAACGCTGGGTAAAATCAGAATTTGATAAATATGCACTAGCTTCAAATGGAAGACTGACTTCTGTGATTGATTTTTTCACCATCAAAGCCGATGGAAGACGTATTGCCACCGACAGCCAATTGGGTAATGTAATGGCAACCTTAAAAGGAACTGACCCTACAGATGATCGTGTAATGATTATAAGCGGCCATTTAGATTCTCGTGCTTCGGATGTTATGGATGCTAAATCTGATGCACCAGGTGCTAATGATGATGCTTCCGGAGTTGCAGCGATGATGGAACTTGCCCGAATAATGAGCCAAAGAGAATTCCCTTTTACCTTAATTTTTGTAGCTGTTGTTGGTGAAGAGCAAGGATTGTACGGAGCCAAACATTTAGCCGATGTTGCCAAACAAGGAAAATGGAATGTTATTGCGATGATCAATAATGACATGATTGGAAACAGTTTATCCAGCGGTACTTTATTGCGTGATAATACTAAAGTCCGCGTTTTCAGTGAGACAATTCCATTTTTAGAAACGGAAGCGGAGTCAAAAATGCGTAAGTCAACCAATCGTGATAATGACAGTCCATCGAGACAATTAGCTCGATACATCAAAACGGTGACCAATCAATATGTAGAACAATTAGACATTAATTTAGTGTATCGCAACGACCGTTTCTTACGTGGTGGCGATCACACTCCTTTCAGTCAAAATGGATTTACAGCCATTCGTTTTTGTGAAATGAACGAAAACTACGATCACCAACATCAAAACGTGCGAAAAGA
Proteins encoded:
- the dndD gene encoding DNA sulfur modification protein DndD, whose translation is MKFSSINIENFRQYYGNVFIDLGTEQNKNIVLIGGRNGYGKTNFLISLVWCLYGEKISQVDENFKKEIQKEKNYSQFMKQSLNWTATNENNCSFSIQLKITDLELPEIKLFNKTITGIVIKRDFNVQTMQENLSIKDELSGDELFEDNEDKINFINDYIIPLDAAKFVFFDAEKIAAMAELSTKEEGSVLNDALGKILGLDIYEDLIGDLDLYSNNLRKEGATKNIQDQINDRENAIKINQINIDKIDENIAELIKDLTNIKFRIKEYDSFINQNSKGNAVQFDRESYLIRKELLQQKESDLEHAFNELSELIPLAILTGKLEEVSEHLLLQDQNQMLINSSSEIIGKIDTFIERLFNQAPEPVNSSMTLRDKMFYYEKAQNLSSELFEEKSEQVDLEFEHDLNNSEKSLINNAINAVNIQSKELFENTMDNYNTIKIELKEVNQTLSKIDSDLVDDYIIEKMIEKEKAERSLSEKDQNIGSYIANKEKLKKDISRLNQEYHSLLQKVEVTQLNKTKFQKTREYISVLQSFVDSQKRAKKESLEKNILSELKKLLHKLQGEVESSKFISDVSVSILPDNGGMKITLFDSNDNEVKKEILGAGEKQIYISCLIKAILKESVQSLPIFIDTPLGRLDDEHIKNILLYYYPDLSEQVVILSTNNEITPRRFKDIELNVSKTYLLENDGIRTNVKPGYFKSV
- a CDS encoding DndE family protein, with protein sequence MIRFKIDNENTDLLDRITNVYSFKRDTIAARIAISLSINKGSHFDLSVENIPSNGREYTPTSNFFGKIIDTTDNYIIYKTILDQHYQRILSENDIIKLMKFHLDEGLNIWNKELNEKSISNGSHIDFLMKTVKNSLTLRKNLVKINTNTNKISDVPEFKDPLSFIIGNYEDGTDVEIKINDLREFDNRNIAIAGMAGSGKTQLMKDILYQISKNSKNQLKFIFFDYKGEGNPEQLKAFLNATDCEFIDIVKDGGIKFNPFSSISLDERERPFSINAFVDTIATFVPGIGVVQKNNLKTILRELLDDKKGAYPTINELFQNLEEYYETNKIKPDSLYSAIQNLTENLFNVKQEDVLKKSLYLNLPPNLSDVLRQLLVFLLLRYFNTHFSSTNDVEPVDNIIPLRYVIVIDEAHVYLKNKNARKALEELLRLLRSKGVVVVMLSQGVEDYRTKDFDFASQVKLPICLNVQNKDYKMIEAFLGTPNSKYKLETEIKKLDSGKGLIRLNDPRIIHLRQFWKTINNENN
- a CDS encoding M28 family metallopeptidase, which encodes MKPTSILCLFLLLFISHTNYAQTTVDDPEIKKMVAEVKSENMEATVRKLVSFGTRHTLSDTKSNTRGIGAAQRWVKSEFDKYALASNGRLTSVIDFFTIKADGRRIATDSQLGNVMATLKGTDPTDDRVMIISGHLDSRASDVMDAKSDAPGANDDASGVAAMMELARIMSQREFPFTLIFVAVVGEEQGLYGAKHLADVAKQGKWNVIAMINNDMIGNSLSSGTLLRDNTKVRVFSETIPFLETEAESKMRKSTNRDNDSPSRQLARYIKTVTNQYVEQLDINLVYRNDRFLRGGDHTPFSQNGFTAIRFCEMNENYDHQHQNVRKENNIQYGDLAEFMDFEYMKKVTCSNLATFSNLAWSPKAPTNVGIEVKDLTNFSTLVWTAPEGKSVYGYNILIRETSSQHWEKTIFVKDTKAEIPYSKDNFFFAVQAVDALGHSSLPVFPIPIR